One Drosophila subobscura isolate 14011-0131.10 chromosome U, UCBerk_Dsub_1.0, whole genome shotgun sequence DNA window includes the following coding sequences:
- the LOC117900890 gene encoding uncharacterized protein LOC117900890 yields MTKLYFNLLSVMVLSSLLVGSQTAEWQIRYHNPHFPGKCTINSKLVLNAGVTIKDPTHECRQIVCGRDGMVVFQSCGVSDLPRSCRFGNYKYPELPYPQCCTRERFCSKKKADP; encoded by the exons ATGACCAAATTATACTTCAACCTACTGTCCGTAATGGTGCTGTCAAGTCTTCTGGTTGGTAGCCAGACGGCCGAGTGGCAGATACGCTACCACAATCCCC ACTTCCCAGGCAAATGCACCATCAATTCCAAACTGGTGCTCAACGCTGGAGTGACCATCAAAGATCCGACGCACGAATGCCGTCAAATTGTTTGCGGACGCGATGGCATGGTGGTGTTCCAAAG CTGCGGAGTGAGTGACCTGCCGAGAAGTTGTCGTTTTGGAAACTACAAATATCCGGAGCTGCCATATCCGCAGTGCTGTACCAGGGAAAGGTTTTGCTCTAAAAAGAAGGCCGATCCATAG
- the LOC117900892 gene encoding uncharacterized protein LOC117900892, with the protein MLFSLKFAITFALMLGVPAELSVNSYEDPAYPGRCVIDIPSSVVLLTAGQAFKLPNLDCTTIFCISDGWGTIFTCEKQEPPDDCRFSEPLNPDAFYPECCKRRVVCD; encoded by the exons atgttgttctCTCTGAAATTCGCAATTACTTTCGCGCTCATGCTGGGCGTGCCTGCCGAATTGTCCGTTAACAGTTACGAGGATCCAG CATATCCCGGCCGTTGTGTCATCGACATTCCCTCTTCAGTTGTTCTGCTCACCGCGGGACAGGCCTTTAAGCTGCCCAACTTGGACTGTACCACAATATTCTGCATCAGCGATGGCTGGGGCACAATCTTTAC CTGTGAGAAACAGGAACCGCCAGATGATTGCCGTTTCTCAGAGCCACTGAATCCGGATGCCTTCTATCCGGAGTGTTGCAAGCGTCGCGTGGTTTGTGATTAA
- the LOC117900891 gene encoding uncharacterized protein LOC117900891: MAQSKVYTVLALMLMLHGVYGLFNFQIFSDDAYPNKCVVDGAENKRLIIDSGKSERHPDKCLLVECHLNGWALVYQCKLNPPPAYCKYSEVKNPDAPFPECCEMDVTCNEIAWD, translated from the exons ATGGCGCAATCCAAAGTTTATACAGTTCTTGCCttaatgctgatgctgcacgGCGTTTATGGCTTGTTCAATTTTCAGATATTTTCAGACGATG CATAtccaaataaatgtgtggTTGATGGTGCAGAAAATAAACGTTTGATCATCGACAGTGGCAAATCGGAAAGACATCCCGATAAGTGTCTGCTAGTTGAGTGCCATTTAAATGGTTGGGCTCTAGTCTACCA ATGCAAATTGAATCCACCACCCGCCTACTGCAAGTATTCCGAAGTTAAGAATCCGGACGCCCCATTTCCCGAGTGCTGTGAAATGGATGTGACGTGCAATGAAATTGCTTGGGATTAA
- the LOC117900889 gene encoding thioredoxin-like protein 4A gives MSYMLPHLHNGWQVDQAILSEEDRVVVIRFGHDWDPACMKMDEVMYSIAEKVKNFAVIYLVDITEVPDFNKMYELYDPCTVMFFFRNKHIMIDLGTGNNNKINWPLEDKQEMIDIVETVYRGARKGRGLVVSPKDYSTKYRY, from the exons ATGTCGTACATGCTACCACATTTACACAATGGCTGGCAAGTGGACCAGGCCATACTCTCCGAGGAAGATCGTGTTGTG GTCATACGCTTTGGCCACGATTGGGACCCCGCGTGTATGAAAATGGACGAGGTCATGTACAGCATTGCGGAAAAGGTGAAGAACTTTGCGGTCATCTATTTGGTGGACATCACTGAGGTGCCGGACTTTAACAAAATGTACGAGCTGTACGATCCCTGCACGGTGATGTTTTTCTTCCGCAACAAACACATCATGATTGATTTGGGcaccggcaacaacaacaaaatcaactgGCCGCTGGAGGACAAGCAGGAGATGATTGACATTGTGGAGACGGTGTATCGGGGAGCACGAAAGGGACGCGGTCTGGTCGTTTCGCCAAAGGATTACTCCACGAAGTACAGATACTAA
- the LOC117900888 gene encoding serine-rich adhesin for platelets — translation MAKLSRRASSSAATPTTGKTATDSGTATTTVIPSPANHATGLPQRITRRATSSNQSRPQAAALIDTSGDVLLQETAAPPPPTPAAHTNSHSHSHNNSNTATRNESSATAAPAHNTATPYMPLLPPGERNLTDAENAAERARIREEFFATYDVMTGVRIAATLGGFFGLMVFLIVWKSRSSSNETLKVLKDPKMAAVASLCMQEEEEREIQEAIVATGMSIYPDEYDAMVYRRQRMLSLGNVSAPPLLNRGYRCGSVGGVGAGVPVGYSYLLEPPRRFSYSAMSAGGGPPGPIGRRKSGSESSRIFSNYPMGGSFGTDDYFVETEDELEHEEYMEHPQDHQHLHQRTDSTRSKQGFLSVPLAGHDSRRSSAMTCCSTDSSYLERRTSAYTLGMSNLPPTLQRKLSTASRTSSIENWDYYYPDIQVIQPTPKASPCPSERSIHEASSCLSAPSIKRKHSIVSYDPDSAQAGRKQQIHSISADTVDVYPYNQAALADTVDLGLALPKPIQSAPPTSAQQAFHFCDSPSEELRLGVRRKLTLVELQRNESNNNSFPYTANAAAPVTGGGTTTATTVATSSSISVDSTPVSLDRLNGSLSLGTISVSAKLPPNAANGNPEKRAPLASLSSFKISSLECPDSELRSLEEDSVFGLESPADTDDDMQQLSSDSEEQAVAMAVIEAAAAKAAAAQGHGQSQGTSVQGSGELKANPLPQVKRLSQAQRRPLLQRHRSISAAASDRVSLIGSQTGQGLPLQQFQGPGLPVTVEAAPLETHFGAIVSHSPPRRGPLLQQYSDPQSLPTTTTTTTTTTTEDDTCSTLNTELGLLDAVVVAGNGGGESNTHTQYSSMNTVISVGRSTPSPSHASAATSPRLDNNYACSQSPSEAQAQQPAQLPHNCRLVHEPDACPSSKSDSLIATRPQSICVPSSLKDLILRKGTVAGISKSATSLSLPSNEVATTGATSTTTATATATPAVMLELPLIRLPNEDAEDEDDNMETVASTGDDKRDPSLPGTSRKWSKETLF, via the exons ATGGCAAAACTTTCACGACGTGCCTCGTCGTCTGCAGCAACGCCAACAAcaggaaaaacagcaacagacagcgggacagcaacaacaaccgtTATTCCTTCACCTGCTAATCATGCCACAGGCTTGCCACAACGCATCACCCGCCGTGCCACAAGCAGCAACCAAAGCAGGCCCCAGGCGGCGGCACTCATTGACACGAGCGGCGATGTTCTCCTACAGGAGACTGCAGCGCCCCCACCACCGACACCGGCGGCGCAcaccaacagccacagccacagccacaacaacagcaacactgCCACACGAAATGAGAGCAGCGCGACAGCAGCACCCGCCCACAACACGGCCACGCCCTacatgccgctgctgccgccgggCGAACGAAATCTGACGGACGCGGAGAATGCCGCGGAGCGTGCCAGGATCCGCGAGGAATTCTTCGCCACCTACGACGTGATGACGGGCGTGAGGATCGCCGCCACGCTGGGCGGCTTCTTCGGGCTGATGGTGTTCCTCATCGTGTGGAagagtcgcagcagcagcaacgagacGCTGAAGGTGCTGAAGGATCCGAAGATGGCGGCCGTGGCCTCGCTGTGcatgcaggaggaggaggagcgcgagATCCAGGAGGCCATAGTGGCCACGGGCATGTCCATCTACCCGGATGAGTACGATGCCATGGTGTACAGACGCCAGAGGATGCTCTCGCTGGGCAATGTGAGtgcgccgccgctgctgaATCGTGGCTATCGTTGTGGTTCCGTGG GTggtgtgggtgcgggtgtgCCCGTGGGCTATAGCTATCTGCTGGAGCCACCGCGACGCTTCTCCTACTCGGCCATGTCCGCGGGCGGTGGTCCACCGGGGCCCATAGGACGCCGCAAGAGCGGCTCGGAATCGTCGCGCATTTTCAGCAATTACCCGATGGGCGGCAGCTTTGGCACCGACGATTACTTTGTGGAGACGGAGGATGAGCTGGAGCACGAGGAGTACATGGAGCACCCGCAGGATCACCAACATCTTCATCAGCGCACGGACTCGACGCGCAGCAAGCAGGGATTTCTGTCTGTGCCGCTGGCG GGTCACGACTCACGTCGCAGCAGTGCCATGACCTGCTGCAGCACGGACAGCTCGTATTTGGAGCGTCGCACCTCCGCCTATACGCTGGGCATGAGCAACCTCCCGCCCACGCTGCAGCGCAAACTATCGACTGCCTCGCGCACATCGAGCATCGAGAACTGGGACTACTACTATCCGGACATTCAGGTCATACAGCCCACGCCCAAGGCCTCGCCGTGCCCCTCGGAGCGCAGCATACACGAGGCCAGCTCCTGCCTGAGTGCGCCCAGCATCAAGCGCAAGCACAGCATTGTCTCCTACGATCCGGACAGCGCGCAGGCTGGACGCAAGCAGCAAATACACTCCATCAGCGCGGACACCGTGGACGTTTATCCCTACAACCAAGCGGCCCTGGCGGACACTGTGGATTTGGGGCTGGCGCTGCCCAAGCCCATACAATCGGCGCCGCCTACGAGCGCCCAGCAGGCGTTCCATTTCTGTGACTCGCCGTCGGAGGAGCTGCGGCTGGGTGTGCGCCGCAAGCTGACACTCGTGGAGCTGCAGCGGAatgagagcaacaacaacagcttcCCGTACACGGCCAATGCAGCGGCACCAGTCACGGGTGGAGGCACGACCACGGCCACGACTGTGGCCAcctccagcagcatcagcgtggACAGCACGCCCGTCAGCTTGGATCGCTTGAATGGCAGCCTCAGTCTGGGCACCATTTCGGTCTCTGCGAAGCTGCCGCCGAATGCGGCCAATGGAAATCCCGAGAAGCGTGCGCCACTCGCCTCACTAAGTTCCTTCAAGATCTCCTCGCTGGAGTGCCCCGACTCGGAGTTGCGCTCCCTCGAGGAGGACTCTGTCTTCGGGCTGGAGAGTCCCGCAGACACCGACGACGACAtgcagcagctgagcagcgacagcgaggaGCAGGCCGTGGCCATGGCAGTCATTGAGGCAGCGGCCgccaaggcagcagcggcacagggACACGGGCAGAGCCAAGGCACATCCGTGCAGGGCAGTGGCGAGCTGAAGGCAAATCCCCTGCCGCAGGTGAAGCGCCTGAGTCAGGCGCAACGTCgtccgctgctgcagcgacatCGAAGCATCAGCGCCGCTGCCAGCGATCGGGTGTCGCTGATTGGATCGCAAACTGGTCAAGGattgccgctgcagcagttcCAGGGCCCAGGGCTGCCGGTGACAGTCGAAGCGGCTCCACTGGAGACGCACTTTGGGGCCATTGTGAGTCACAGTCCACCGCGGCGtgggccgctgctgcagcagtacAGCGATCCGCAGAGTTTGCccacaacgacgacaacaacgacaacgacgaccaCAGAGGATGACACGTGCTCCACACTCAACACGGAGCTGGGACTGCTGGATGCTGTGGTGGTAGCTGGCAACGGTGGCGGAGAGTcaaacacgcacacgcagTACAGCAGCATGAACACGGTGATCAGTGTGGGTCGCTCCACGCCGAGTCCCAGTCACGCCAGCGCTGCGACAAGTCCTCGCTTGGACAATAACTATGCGTGCAGCCAGTCCCCCTCGGAGGCTcaggcacagcagccagcTCAACTGCCACACAACTGTAGATTGGTGCACGAACCCGATGCCTGCCCCTCCTCCAAGTCCGACTCGCTGATAGCCACAAGACCGCAGAGCATTTGTGTGCCCTCCTCGCTCAAGGATCTAATACTGCGCAAGGGAACTGTCGCTGGCATCAGCAAAAGTGCCACAAGCCTAAGTCTGCCCAGCAATGAGGTGgcaacaacaggagcaacaTCCACAacgactgcaactgcaactgcgacgCCCGCCGTCATGCTAGAGCTTCCCCTCATCAGGCTGCCAAACGAAGACGCCGAAGACGAGGACGACAACATGGAGACTGTGGCCTCAACTGGCGATGATAAGCGCGACCCCAGCCTGCCCGGCACTTCCAGAAAGTGGTCCAAGGAGACACTCTTCTAG